The genomic stretch ACATGAGTGATTGGTTCTAGTgcaagtgggagattgttaaGGATAAATATGTATGCCCAAGATCCAATCCATAatgttatcaattttagtaaagaattgttctttattttaattatcatatttattgttttattaaattgttaatttgacaagtccttgattaaaattagagGCTTGTTATCATGATAAAGATTATTGTGAATATGACATCAATAATTTGGATAGATCAATATATGTAATGGTCTTTATTGGATAAAGATTAATAGACCTCATTTATTAGATTGCATATATAAATGATGTATATGTGGATGTCATCATTGAACTGATTCAATTGAGATTTTCTAATGGCTAAATTTACCATAAACTGCcaatagaaaattctcaagaaggggtttaatagttttctttgccctgagattgtcatagtaattagcaagttatttgttatgttttgaTTCTGGACACCTAATGCTTTAGAGCACTTGTCGAATGgatattggatatgattaaatacctttacaattaatgattaatcaagaagaaATTCATCAACTCTTGATAGTTTAAgctctataaataaaattatatcctggccaggaaaatcaaatgaaagaaaaaatgagtttcttaagtcattataAGTTAACTCAAAAAAGAGTTTGACAGTAATACCATACTATACTTTAGAGTTAATCCAAAGTTGTAaagatcaaataaattattatactattcttctaatggttcttgaaagtaaaatgtTACTTCGTGCTATCCGGACATTAAGGAGTGCTGCTAGATGCCTacattgattaatatattaatttgattaatatattattgactTAGTATTGAACCTACGGGGTCACACACAAACAAGTATTATAATCTCTGTTAAGgaaagtattttaatatttgatgatcaattaaattagagaatttaatatgatcaaatgattaattaatttcctaagtggaatattattatatttttttgctagcactgaaaatataaataatataaatatttggttaaagaaaagaaacaaaccgGAGGATTTCATGTTTGGAATTTAGTATGAAAAGTTGTTACATACAAGTTGGACttggtcaattattatttctaatttcaattttttaaatggttagcaatagaaaataacaagaaaaaatattttaaaatgacttaaaagataagatagttGTTTCGATCTTACACAAATCCGTTATCTTCGGCGTGCTATAAATACAACCCTAGGTTGCACGTTGAATAGTTGGGTTATCACTTCTCTTCTCGTTCTCTCATAGCACCATTTATTGTTCCACTTGTCATAGTTGTTGACGAATAGAGATTAGTCTTGGTGTGGATATACGTTGAATCTTCCCATTATTGAAGAAAACTTTTATGCTTCAAGAGTTCATCAATGGGTACACATTGAATGTATCgtctatttaaatataattcaaatgcAAAATATATCCTCTTTATTCCGCTGTGTTTTGAACACATTTTTTCCTTCAATAATATTGGATTTCATACAATTTTATTGGGACAATTGTTTGATTTTAATGAACCAAATTGTTAATTAGCTCCGCTTGATAttgtattgttttaatttttcttttcttataggCAAAATTGCAAATTTGGTTCCCTTAGTTGTCTCCAATTTCAAGTTTAGTTCCCCTTTAAATTTATTCACGAATTTAGTCCCCTATTTATGTTCAATCCTGTGAATTTGGTCTCCAAGCCCAGATTTAAACGTTGACTGTTACAAACAAATGTTGACTGCCACGTGTCACGTTTTGATTAGACCATAAAACAGGCTCTCTTGCCGCCAGATCTTAGACACACACTCTCGCTCTCTCTCCCTCACCTTCCATAATGCCAACTCCTTCGGGCACTGCTCGCGACGGTGCTACTCCTCCTCGCCACCCTCTCCGACACGCATAACATCAGCAGCATCCTTGCAAAGCACCATGAGTTCTTCACCTTCAACCACTACCTCACCCTCACCCACCTCGCCCTTGAAATCAACGGCAAAACTGCCATCATTGTCTGCGCCGTCGACAATGCCGCCATGTCGAACCTTCTCTTGAAACACCCCTCCATCTACGTTGTCAAGAACATCCTCTCCCTCCACGTCCTCCTCAACTACTTCGGCGCTAAGAAGCTCCACCAGATCACCAATGGCACCACCCTCACCATCACAATGTACCAAGCCACCGGCACCGACCCCGAATCTGTTGGCTTCGTCAACATCATTGACCTCCATGGCAAAAAAGTCACATTCGCCCCTGAAAACAACGATGACACACTCTCCTCAACGTTTGTCAAATCGATCAAAGAAATCCCTTATAACATCTCTGTGATCCAGATGAGTAAGGTTCTCCCCTCTGAATAGGCCACACTCAATTAAAATGACGCACCTGTTTATGATTCAATCAGAACATGACATGTGACAATCAATGTTCATTTGTAACAGTCAACATCTAAATATGGGCTTGGGACCAAATTTACAGGATTGGACATAAATGAGAGACTAAGTTTGTGAATAAATTTAAAGGGGACTAATTTCAAAATTGAAGACAACTAGGgaaccaaatttacaatttttccttttttaaatattCGGCTGAAATGAAGGAAGAAGCAAATGAGTAAAAAAAgcttattaaattttttggcTAAATTTTGGAAGATTACACGTGATGCCCCTGAATAAATCATCCCCATTTGGTTTCCTAAATTTATATCGTGCTTATACTTTAGGGTATGTTTGGTTATCAAGAGAGAAAATggaagaatgaaagagaattagtgagaagagaaaagaaaataaataagaaatatgataaaaaaaaatgatttggtCGAAGAGAATGGAAGacaaatatttaaagtaaaatgattaagttagtaaaagaaaaaataaaataaaatttgatttaatgagTAAATTACAATACTGGCTcactttttcaaaagaaatttgTGCAGGTATGCTAAAAAGGATGAGCTTTTTTGGTAAACAgataaacaatatttatttctcCCCAAATCTGCTCATCTATGCGAGGAAGCCTGCAACGGCATGGACCATgtaaactttttaatatttctcttCTGTTAGTTGCATCCAAATCACGAATGTTTTCCGAAATCAACACAAATTCATCGCACTTTCTTGCCCTTCTTCCCTCCCTCTTCGGTGCCAAACTCACGCACGCTTTATTAGAATTTAGTCTCTGGATGGaagtaaattaaaacaaaatctccCAAAGTGTGTGTTATTCTGTCATTTATGTTAGCCCCTGAATGAATGTCCTTAAGTAACTTTGTTAACATATTCCTCCTGTTTCTTTCTCCCCCATAATTGCAGCAGGTGATTCATTGATTAATTTACGACGAACACACCAGGATTTGAAATGGTGGCGGTTGGTGGGGCGACATGAGCTGTGGTGGCGGTTGGTGGGACCATGTGCGATGGTGACTGTTGGTGGCACGACAGTGCACGTTGCGCGGTGGCTTGTGGTGGCGATGCTTGTTTGGGCTGAGTTGTGGTGGCGATGCTTGTTTGGGCTGAGTTCATGGATTTTGGTGGTATGTGAAAGGAAAGATGGGTCAGCCTCACAAAATTAATAGAAAGGTCATAATATTGTtgcatttttaataattaagagaTTAAATTGAATTTNNNNNNNNNNNNNNNNNNNNNNNNNNNNNNNNNNNNNNNNNNNNNNNNNNNNNNNNNNNNNNNNNNNNNNNNNNNNNNNNNNNNNNNNNNNNNNNNNNNNNNNNNNNNNNNNNNNNNNNNNNNNNNNNNNNNNNNNNNNNNNNNNNNNNNNNNNNNNNNNNNNNNNNNNNNNNNNNNNNNNNNNNNNNNNNNNNNNNNNNNNNNNNNNNNNNNNNNNNNNNNNNNNNNNNNNNNNNNNNNNNNNNNNNNNNNNNNNNNNNNNNNNNNNNNNNNNNNNNNNNNNNNNNNNNNNNNNNNNNNNNNNNNNNNNNNNNNNNNNNNNNNNNNNNNNNNNNNNNNNNNNNNNNNNNNNNNNNNNNNNNNNNNNNNNNNNNNNNNNNNNNNNNNNNNNNNNNNNNNNNNNNNNNNNNNNNNNNNNNNNNNNNNNNNNNNNNNNNNNNNNNNNNNNNNNNNNNNNNNNNNNNNNNNNNNNNNNNNNNNNNNNNNNNNNNNNNNNNNNNNNNNNNNNNNNNNNNNNNNNNNNNNNNNNNNNNNNNNNNNNNNNNNNNNNNNNNNNNNNNNNNNNNNNNNNNNNNNNNNNNNNNNNNNNNNNNNNNNNNNNNNNNNNNNNNNNNNNNNNNNNNNNNNNNNNNNNNNNNNNNNNNNNNNNNNNNNNNNNNNNNNNNNNNNNNNNNNNNNNNNNNNNNNNNNNNNNNNNNNNNNNNNNNNNNNNNNNNNNNNNNNNNNNNNNNNNNNNNNNNNNNNNNNNNNNNNNNNNNNNNNNNNNNNNNNNNNNNNNNNNNNNNNNNNNNNNNNNNNNNNNNNNNNNNNNNNNNNNNNNNNNNNNNNNNNNNNNNNNNNNNNNNNNNNNNNNNNNNNNNNNNNNNNNNNNNNNNNNNNNNNNNNNNNNNNNNNNNNNNNNNNNNNNNNNNNNNNNNNNNNNNNNNNNNNNNNNNNNNNNNNNNNNNNNNNNNNNNNNNNNNNNNNNNNNNNNNNNNNNNNNNNNNNNNNNNNNNNNNNNNNNNNNNNNNNNNNNNNNNNNNNNNNNNNNNNNNNNNNNNNNNNNNNNNNNNNNNNNNNNNNNNNNNNNNNNNNNNNNNNNNNNNNNNNNNNNNNNNNNNNNNNNNNNNNNNNNNNNNNNNNNNNNNNNNNNNNNNNNNNNNNNNNNNNNNNNNNNNNNNNNNNNNNNNNNNNNNNNNNNNNNNNNNNNNNNNNNNNNNNNNNNNNNNNNNNNNNNNNNNNNNNNNNNNNNNNNNNNNNNNNNNNNNNNNNNNNNNNNNNNNNNNNNNNNNNNNNNNNNNNNNNNNNNNNNNNNNNNNNNNNNNNNNNNNNNNNNNNNNNNNNNNNNNNNNNNNNNNNNNNNNNNNNNNNNNNNNNNNNNNNNNNNNNNNNNNNNNNNNNNNNNNNNNNNNNNNNNNNNNNNNNNNNNNNNNNNNNNNNNNNNNNNNNNNNNNNNNNNNNNNNNNNNNNNNNNNNNNNNNNNNNNNNNNNNNNNNNNNNNNNNNNNNNNNNNNNNNNNNNNNNNNNNNNNNNNNNNNNNNNNNNNNNNNNNNNNNNNNNNNNNNNNNNNNNNNNNNNNNNNNNNNNNNNNNNNNNNNNNNNNNNNNNNNNNNNNNNNNNNNNNNNNNNNNNNNNNNNNNNNNNNNNNNNNNNNNNNNNNNNNNNNNNNNNNNNNNNNNNNNNNNNNNNNNNNNNNNNNNNNNNNNNNNNNNNNNNNNNNNNNNNNNNNNNNNNNNNNNNNNNNNNNNNNNNNNNNNNNNNNNNNNNNNNNNNNNNNNNNNNNNNNNNNNNNNNNNNNNNNNNNNNNNNNNNNNNNNNNNNNNNNNNNNNNNNNNNNNNNNNNNNNNNNNNNNNNNNNNNNNNNNNNNNNNNNNNNNNNNNNNNNNNNNNNNNNNNNNNNNNNNNNNNNNNNNNNNNNNNNNNNNNNNNNNNNNNNNNNNNNNNNNNNNNNNNNNNNNNNNNNNNNNNNNNNNNNNNNNNNNNNNNNNNNNNNNNNNNNNNNNNNNNNNNNNNNNNNNNNNNNNNNNNNNNNNNNNNNNNNNNNNNNNNNNNNNNNNNNNNNNNNNNNNNNNNNNNNNNNNNNNNNNNNNNNNNNNNNNNNNNNNNNNNNNNNNNNNNNNNNNNNNNNNNNNNNNNNNNNNNNNNNNNNNNNNNNNNNNNNNNNNNNNNNNNNNNNNNNNNNNNNNNNNNNNNNNNNNNNNNNNNNNNNNNNNNNNNNNNNNNNNNNNNNNNNNNNNNNNNNNNNNNNNNNNNNNNNNNNNNNNNNNNNNNNNNNNNNNNNNNNNNNNNNNNNNNNNNNNNNNNNNNNNNNNNNNNNNNNNNNNNNNNNNNNNNNNNNNNNNNNNNNNNNNNNNNNNNNNNNNNNNNNNNNNNNNNNNNNNNNNNNNNNNNNNNNNNNNNNNNNNNNNNNNNNNNNNNNNNNNNNNNNNNNNNNNNNNNNNNNNNNNNNNNNNNNNNNNNNNNNNNNNNNNNNNNNNNNNNNNNNNNNNNNNNNNNNNNNNNNNNNNNNNNNNNNNNNNNNNNNNNNNNNNNNNNNNNNNNNNNNNNNNNNNNNNNNNNNNNNNNNNNNNNNNNNNNNNNNNNNNNNNNNNNNNNNNNNNNNNNNNNNNNNNNNNNNNNNNNNNNNNNNNNNNNNNNNNNNNNNNNNNNNNNNNNNNNNNNNNNNNNNNNNNNNNNNNNNNNNNNNNNNNNNNNNNNNNNNNNNNNNNNNNNNNNNNNNNNNNNNNNNNNNNNNNNNNNNNNNNNNNNNNNNNNNNNNNNNNNNNNNNNNNNNNNNNNNNNNNNNNNNNNNNNNNNNNNNNNNNNNNNNNNNNNNNNNNNNNNNNNNNNNNNNNNNNNNNNNNNNNNNNNNNNNNNNNNNNNNNNNNNNNNNNNNNNNNNNNNNNNNNNNNNNNNNNNNNNNNNNNNNNNNNNNNNNNNNNNNNNNNNNNNNNNNNNNNNNNNNNNNNNNNNNNNNNNNNNNNNNNNNNNNNNNNNNNNNNNNNNNNNNNNNNNNNNNNNNNNNNNNNNNNNNNNNNNNNNNNNNNNNNNNNNNNNNNNNNNNNNNNNNNNNNNNNNNNNNNNNNNNNNNNNNNNNNNNNNNNNNNNNNNNNNNNNNNNNNNNNNNNNNNNNNNNNNNNNNNNNNNNNNNNNNNNNNNNNNNNNNNNNNNNNNNNNNNNNNNNNNNNNNNNNNNNNNNNNNNNNNNNNNNNNNNNNNNNNNNNNNNNNNNNNNNNNNNNNNNNNNNNNNNNNNNNNNNNNNNNNNNNNNNNNNNNNNNNNNNNNNNNNNNNNNNNNNNNNNNNNNNNNNNNNNNNNNNNNNNNNNNNNNNNNNNNNNNNNNNNNNNNNNNNNNNNNNNNNNNNNNNNNNNNNNNNNNNNNNNNNNNNNNNNNNNNNNNNNNNNNNNNNNNNNNNNNNNNNNNNNNNNNNNNNNNNNNNNNNNNNNNNNNNNNNNNNNNNNNNNNNNNNNNNNNNNNNNNNNNNNNNNNNNNNNNNNNNNNNNNNNNNNNNNNNNNNNNNNNNNNNNNNNNNNNNNNNNNNNNNNNNNNNNNNNNNNNNNNNNNNNNNNNNNNNNNNNNNNNNNNNNNNNNNNNNNNNNNNNNNNNNNNNNNNNNNNNNNNNNNNNNNNNNNNNNNNNNNNNNNNNNNNNNNNNNNNNNNNNNNNNNNNNNNNNNNNNNNNNNNNNNNNNNNNNNNNNNNNNNNNNNNNNNNNNNNNNNNNNNNNNNNNNNNNNNNNNNNNNNNNNNNNNNNNNNNNNattaaaaagtattttttttttaattttccctTGATTAGAATTTAGTATGGGGATATGAAGAGTGGTTGAAATCAATATCTCAATGAAaggtattttagaaataataatattaaattagataaattaagttaattgatttttttatatttaagataaaaaaaatattattttcttcttatatttaagactaataaaaagtaatatatatattgtgtgcctctaaaatttattagagtgtgtttggatgagacaatttaaaattttaaagaattttaaatgcttcaatttcaaattttactgtCGTCAACGACATCAAACCGCCAGAGCGATCGAGCATGTTGGACCCCACGCGGGTCCACCAAGCGGAGATGCAGTCGAGGAGGTTGACGTTGTTTTCGCAGAGGGTGACGAGGTCGTCGCAGGCGAGGACACAACCTAAGGTTTCAGTGGCGAAGAAGCGGAGGGAGTCGCTGGGGGAGTCGAAGCAGTCGGAGATTTCCTTGTTGCAGTCGGAGATGAGTTTGGCGAGGCGGTAGGAGGGGATGGCGGTGAGGATGGAGACGGCGACGACAGTGACATCGGGGTCGGGGAAGTGGAGGTCGGTGCGGATGTCATCACAAACGGACTCCCAGAGGTCGGGGGTGAGGTGGGTGGAGCAGATGAGGTCGAAGGCAAACTTCTTGCAGACGGC from Glycine max cultivar Williams 82 chromosome 10 unlocalized genomic scaffold, Glycine_max_v4.0 Gm10_scaffold_107, whole genome shotgun sequence encodes the following:
- the LOC100791843 gene encoding fasciclin-like arabinogalactan protein 1 — its product is LATVLLLLATLSDTHNISSILAKHHEFFTFNHYLTLTHLALEINGKTAIIVCAVDNAAMSNLLLKHPSIYVVKNILSLHVLLNYFGAKKLHQITNGTTLTITMYQATGTDPESVGFVKSIKEIPYNISVIQMSKVLPSE